GCTTGGCATCCAAGATCTCCTCAACGATCCGAACCCTGAGTCGCCGGCCCAGGCCGAGGCATACAACCTTTTTAAGCGAGACCGAGTCGAGTACGAGAAGAGAGTCAAGCGCGTTGTGCGCGAGAACCCCGCTCCATAGTCGTTCTGGATCGGCTGGGCCATAGGGGCGTGGCAGTAATGATTACTAGACGACAAAGACCAGGCAACGGCGTTTGGAGGAATACCAAGTTGAAGAACGCCTCGCAGCAGAGGCGAGCATGGCATCTGTGCAAGAGAAAGACGGCACTCTGGCATGCACTGCGACGATGATTTGAGAGTGGCAAAGGCGCAAAAACTGGGCTAGGCCCAGTCGGTGGCATGGCGCTGCTTTCGCGATGATTCTTCGACAGTAAATTGACATTTTTCATGCGCAAGAAGTAAAAGGGAGTAGTCTATGAGCTTTGCCATATGTACCATGCGGGAAAATTACTGGCATACAGTTCAGGTCTGGATATAGAAATGTACACGGTAGGAGCGTGCAGTTTGCGTAGGCCTCATATGGTCACGTCCGGCTTAGCGGTTTGGTGTCACGACGGCTCTAGAAGGCCCCAGATGGCTGCTACGTCGCCCCCAGGCTGCAGAGCGCCAACGCGCAGACGCATACAACGTTCCAGAATACCAGCGCGCCAGCAAAGGCACAAGGCAAGAGGCGGCGCACTCGCAGCCGGgagcgatggcgacgcggccaggGTAGGTGTGAGTCTACTTGAGCCTATCTGAGTGTCGCGGGCCAATGGCTGTGCGCGAATTGCGGTCCCCGCCGAAGTCGGCCGTGCGCAGAGGGCGAAGTCTGGGGGGGCACTGACTCCAGCGGTGGAAGACGGCGGGCCATCGGTCGACGGGCCTGCTGTTTCTTAGCAGTTGAGCCACCCAAGCTTCTGGGAGCACCTTATCAGCGCTGGCTCCAATTTTCATCCGTCGGCCACCGCTGCGATTTGCTTGACTCatgctcggcgcggcgctttTGCATTTTTGCTGGAGACCAGATCGACCacttctcttcttccttccATCCGCCATACATATACATATACAGTACCCGCCCAGGATTTTGCACAGCTTCAGAGCTGTCACGCAAAAGTAATCATGTGCGGAATCTTTGCCTGCTATCGGTAAGTGCGAGGGACCTGCCGCTTCTGGCGCGCTGACGGGTTGGATTGCTCCCCAAAAAGTTTGGAGGGGCATCCGATCGGCGAGCCGCGAGCACCCCGCCATTTTGCTGTCGCCAGGCAGAATGACTGACTCCAGGTTCGCAGTCATCCCGACGTTCAAAAATTCAAGCCGACGGCCCTGAAGCTGTCCAAGCAGTACGTGCCATGGTCTACGTTTCCCTTGGCAATAATTGACCTGTTTGCTTTAGAGTTCGGCATCGTGGCCCCGATTGGAGTGAGTCGAGCTTCGCGCCATCTGCTGGCCACGGCCCATACTGACCCATCCGATAAACAGGCGGAAGCATCATCTCCAAGAACACGAGTACGTTTTGGAACGCATGGGATCACTGTCGCAGCCTCTCTGACATATAGTCTAGTCCTTTGCCATGAGCGATTGAGCATTGTTGGCGTCGGTGCGTCCTCGCTCTGTACCCTACCCTGTCTCTTGCGTCGCTTACCCCGAAGCCAGATTCGGGTGCCCAGCCCCTGACCAACGCCGATGAgaccctcgtcctcgccgtcaacggcgagaTCTACAACCACCGCCTGATTCGCAAGCACCTCAAGGAGGCGTACCACTTCAAGACGCACTCTGATTGCGAAGTCATCATCCCTCTGGTACGTTGACCCGTATCACGCAGCAGACTCTGGCGCACGTGCCGCGATGCTGACCTTGGCCAAGTACGCCGAGTATGACATCGATGCCCCCAAGCACCTGGATGGCATGTTCTCGTTCGTCCTGTACGACAAGAACCAGGACCGCATCATTGCCGCCCGTGACCCGATCGGCATCACCACCTTCTACCAGGGCTGGTCGTGGAAGGAACCCGGCACCGTCTACTTTGCCTCCGAGCTCAAGTGCCTGTCCACGGTGTGCGACAAGATCGTCGCCTTCCCGCCCGGTCACATCTTCGACTCCAAGACCGGCAAGACGACTCGCTACTTTGAGCCCACTTGGTGGGACCCTACCAAGGTCCCATCGGCCCCGATCAACTACAAGGAGATTCGACATGCGCTGGAGAAGGCTGTGAGGAAGAGGCTCATGGCTGAGGTCCCGTACGGCGTGCTGCTGTCTGGTGGCCTTGACTCGAGCCTtgtcgcctccatcgcccaGCGAGAGACGTTGCGGCTGAAGCAAAAGGCTCTGGATGCCAACGGTGGCGTTCTCCCTGGCGGTGACGCTGACCGCGGTGAGGGCCTAgtcggcatcgacgatgacgacaacaTCGAGACTGTGACGTATCTGCCGCAGCTCAACTCCTTCTCCATCGGCCTGCCGGGCTCACCCGACAACGAAGCCGCCGTCAAGGTTGCCAAGTTTCTCGGCACCAAGCACCACGTCATGACTTTTACCATCGAGGACGGCCTCAACGCTCTATCAGACGTCATCTACCACCTGGAGACGTACGACGTCACCACCATCCGCGCCTCCACACCCATGTATCTGTTGTCTCgcaagatcaaggccatggGTATCAAGATGGTTCTGAGCGGCGAGGGTAGCGACGAGATCTTTGGCGGCTACCTGTACTtccacgccgcgccggaCAAGGAGGCCTTCCACGAAGAGACGGTCCGCCGTGTCAAGAACCTGCACCTGGCTGACTGCCTGCGTGCCAAcaagtcgacgtcggcgtggggcctcgaggcccgcgTGCCTTACCTGGATAAGGAGGTGAGTGCACTGCAGAGGGCatgggccggcggctccgATCGCTAACGAGACGTCAGTTCCTCGAGACTTGCATGTCGATTGACCCTCAGGAGAAGATGATCACCAAGGACAGGATTGAAAAGTACATTCTGCGCAAGGCTTTTGATACGACTGACGAGCCTGACACCAAGGCCTACCTGCCCGATGAGATCCTGTGGAGACAGAAGGAGCAGTTCTCGGACGGTGTCGGCTACGGCTGGATCGATGCGCTCAAGGACAACGCCGAGCTGCACGTTACGGACGACATGATGGCCAACCCCAAGCCGGAATGGGGCACGGACATCCCTGACACCAAGGAGGCGTACTGGTACCGTCTGATGTTTGACGAGCACTTCCCTCCGTCATGCGCGTCGACCGTGATGCGCTGGACGCCCACATGGTCCAAACAGTCGGACCCCAGTGGCAGGTGAGTTTCACCAGCAAAAACTGCGACGGACGAGACGTATAGCTGACTTTATGAAACAGAGCCATCTCCACGCATCAGGCCAAGTATGATAACGCTGCCTGAGGGCAGAGATGAGTAAGCATTGAGCGGGAGCCTTGGACAGGTTATAGAAAAGTTGGTCACGACGGTCGTCCCCTTTTACGTTTCGCAATGTCTAGAGAAGTGACTGGTTGGGAACTTGAGATGGCGTCTTTTGGTCTCAGTTAGCTGGCCGATGTAGACGAGGGACCCAATTTACCAGATACCACATAGGCACGATACGAAGTACAAGGCAATCAAATCTCCATGTGCAAGTTCAACCACAAAGCATTGAGAGCGCCGAGGCTGCGGTTGGATGGATGAACATGGCGATTTCGGGCTAAGCGCAGTTCGTGCAGTAATTGGGTGTCAATGCACCGAACACCGCGGAAGCCCGTTCGGAAATATGTGTCATGCGCAGTGGGGATTGGTGCTTGGAGAACCTGGTCTCCAACAAGCGCTACGGCTGGGATGAAGACTGACTGTTGCGCCCACGGCGGTGGTTGTGAAGGATGTCACGATGTCACGAGGGCCCCGAGGGCGCCACCAACCCGCAGACGCTCGGGCAGCCACTCATCACAGAGAAAAGAGAACATCATCACCTCATCTGCCCAGCTGTCTTGGGTGTCCATCGTGACGAGACGCCAACAGCCCTAGCAATGGCCCACGTGGACCCCTGCGGCCTTTCGGGTGCTGTAGTGGAGGGTCTGGTATTCGCAGCGAAAGGGCTTCGGCCTCAGGCACGAGGCGGCCTGGGTCCCCAGGTAGGTTCCAAACTTGGGTCCAGAGTGCACCGACACTCCAGCAGGGTGCGCCGGCCCGACATCAGCCGAAGGATCGCTGGGGATCctttgggcgggcggctggcgtaCCGGAGCAGAGCACCGCACAACACTCCACAGCGGGCACTGTGAACCAGCCCGCGGtgggcgagcaggcggcggcccccaaCAATTGGAGCATTCAAGGTTGTGAAcgttgctgcggcggcaggcaggccaatCGACTGCCATCGCCCAAAACATTTTCCCTCGCCCGCTCCCCCCCGAAAGCTTCCACCTCCGCCAAACCTCCTGATCCTACCCCATCCTTTCTCTCTCACCACCCACGAACCCTCACATCACACCGTGTTTCCGCCTTCTCCCTCCACAACCGCCCATCATGTCTGTCCCTGCCTTCTCCGACATCGCCAAGCCGGCGAACGACGTACGTGGCCCGATACTGCTCTCCTTCGCTCTGCTGTGCGCGTGCCGAGCTTGAGGGCTTCAGGAGCTTTCGGAGCTCGGCATTGCGTGATGGGCGCTGGCCTACACGTAAGCAATTTGCTGACGCGAGCAACGTCTCGCCGTGACTGCAGCTTCTCAACAAGGACTTCTACCACCTGTCCGCCACCACTTTCGAGTTCAAGGACACAGCCCCCAATGGCGTTGCCTTCAAGGTCACTGGCAAGTCGAGCCACGAGAAGGCCACCTCGGCTGCTGTGAGTACCGCCCTCGACCCGCGCGTCGCTGTGTGACGCCGCTGTGAAGCGTCGCCGCACTGGCGCGCGCTGTGCGCACACATTCCTCCTATGCATCCGATACTGACTTGGGCTCGCGCATAGATCGAGGGAAAATACACCGACAAGCCTACTGGTAGAGCATCCCACCCCGTGAagcgacctcggcgacgcccgcccagcggcggcgcgccgcgaggCTGTCACAAACCCTCGCGTCTATCTTTCAGCGTCTCGCGGATCCTCGGCCGGGCCCCAGGCTGGCCGATCGAGTTCGCGGCGCAGTTCGCGCCCGGTTTCGCACAGGTGCTAATGTGGTACTACCCGCGTACAGGCGTCACCTTGACCCAGACCTGGAACACCGCCAACGCCCTCGACACCAAGCTCGAGGTCAGCGACTCGCTCGCCAAGGGCCTGAAGCTTGAGGGTCTCTTCAACTTcctgcccgccaccgccgccaagggTGCCAAGTTCAACCTCATGTTCAAGCAGCCCGGCTTCCACGGCCGCGCCTTCTTTGACCTGCTCAAGGGCCCCAccgccaacgtcgacgccgtcgtcggccacgaggGTTTCCTCGCCGGTGCCAGCGCCGGCTACGATGTCAACAAGGCTGCCGTCACTGCctacagcgccgccgtcggctaCGCTGCTCCTCAGTACAGCGCTGCCATCACCGCTACCGACAACCTGAGCGTCTTCGCTGCGTCGTACTACCACAAGGTCAACAGCCAGGTTGAGGCCGGTGCCAAGGCCACCTGGAACTCTAAGACCGGCAACActgtcggcctcgaggtcgccaGCAAGTACCGCATCGACCCTGTCTCCTTCGCCAAGGTATGTATGCTCCTCGGAGCGCCGAGCGGCGACAATGCTAATGTGAAGTCTCTACAGGTCAAGATCAACGACCGCGGCATTGCTGCCCTCGCCTACAACGTCCTCCTCCGCGAGGGTGTGAccctgggcctcggcggctccTTCGATACCCAGAAGCTCGACCAGGCTACCCACAAGGTGCGTCCTCCGAATCACTCTTTTGTTGTGGTGCGGTCTCGCTGACTGAAATGTACAGCTCGGTGCTAGCTTCACCTTCGAGGGTTAAGCAGCTTCATTGCAAATCTAGCAACTCCTTTCTTGCCCTGCTAGGACCCCATCCCCCAAAACGGTTGCTCTCACGCGCAACTCTGTATCGTACTAGAGCTTTTGCATTCGGGTGGCTCACTCCGTATGTAGATGTATGAAGATTATGTGAGAAGTCAATACCAAATGCCCAGTTCCGGTGGATGCGAAGCCTGTGCGCCTATGTGATGTGCGAGGGCAATGGTCATACTGAAAATGCCTTGAGGCATTCTTGTATATTGTCTTGTGGCGCCCGTGAAAATGGGCACCGAATCTCTATCAATCAAATATGCTAATGTGACATGAAGCCCCCAAATTGCGCCTTTATTCGAGTATGAATCTTATGCCGCCAGTGCGTCAAGACTCTCGTTCCTTCTTGCGCCTTCCCAAGCGCA
Above is a genomic segment from Purpureocillium takamizusanense chromosome 2, complete sequence containing:
- the POR1 gene encoding Mitochondrial porin (EggNog:ENOG503NXEA~COG:P~BUSCO:EOG09263OXI) is translated as MSVPAFSDIAKPANDLLNKDFYHLSATTFEFKDTAPNGVAFKVTGKSSHEKATSAAIEGKYTDKPTGVTLTQTWNTANALDTKLEVSDSLAKGLKLEGLFNFLPATAAKGAKFNLMFKQPGFHGRAFFDLLKGPTANVDAVVGHEGFLAGASAGYDVNKAAVTAYSAAVGYAAPQYSAAITATDNLSVFAASYYHKVNSQVEAGAKATWNSKTGNTVGLEVASKYRIDPVSFAKVKINDRGIAALAYNVLLREGVTLGLGGSFDTQKLDQATHKLGASFTFEG
- the ASN1 gene encoding Asparagine synthase (glutamine-hydrolyzing) (MEROPS:MER0034539~EggNog:ENOG503NVCE~COG:E~BUSCO:EOG09261145); this encodes MCGIFACYRHPDVQKFKPTALKLSKQVRHRGPDWSGSIISKNTILCHERLSIVGVDSGAQPLTNADETLVLAVNGEIYNHRLIRKHLKEAYHFKTHSDCEVIIPLYAEYDIDAPKHLDGMFSFVLYDKNQDRIIAARDPIGITTFYQGWSWKEPGTVYFASELKCLSTVCDKIVAFPPGHIFDSKTGKTTRYFEPTWWDPTKVPSAPINYKEIRHALEKAVRKRLMAEVPYGVLLSGGLDSSLVASIAQRETLRLKQKALDANGGVLPGGDADRGEGLVGIDDDDNIETVTYLPQLNSFSIGLPGSPDNEAAVKVAKFLGTKHHVMTFTIEDGLNALSDVIYHLETYDVTTIRASTPMYLLSRKIKAMGIKMVLSGEGSDEIFGGYLYFHAAPDKEAFHEETVRRVKNLHLADCLRANKSTSAWGLEARVPYLDKEFLETCMSIDPQEKMITKDRIEKYILRKAFDTTDEPDTKAYLPDEILWRQKEQFSDGVGYGWIDALKDNAELHVTDDMMANPKPEWGTDIPDTKEAYWYRLMFDEHFPPSCASTVMRWTPTWSKQSDPSGRAISTHQAKYDNAA